The following DNA comes from Alienimonas californiensis.
GCGGCCGGCGGCAGACTACGACCGCCTCCATTCGAAAGTGCCGATGTCTTCGTTCCCGCCCGCGGCCGTTCTATTCGCCCTGACCTTCGCCGTGGCGGCCGCCGCGGAGCGGCCGGACGTCGTGGTGGCCGACTTCGAAGCCGCCGACTACGGCGAGTGGACGACGACCGGCGAGGCCTTCGGCGACGGCCCCGCCGCGGGGACGCTGCCGGGGCAGATGCAGGTCGACGGTTTTGAGGGCCAGCGGCTCGTCAACAGCTTTCACGGCGGCGACGGGGCGGTCGGCACGCTGACCTCCCCGCCGTTTGAAGTCTCGCGGGACCACCTGAACCTGCTGGTCGGCGGCGGCGGGTACGAGGGCGAGACCTGCGTGAACCTGCGGATCGACGGCAAGGTCGTGCGAACCGCCGTCGGCCCGAACCTCCGGCCCGGGGGCCGCGAGCGACTCCTGCCGCGGACGTGGGACGTGAGCGAGTTCGCCGGCCGCACCGCCCGCATCGAGATCGTCGACGCCCGCCGCGGCGGCTGGGGGCACATCAACGTCGATCAGATCGTGCACTCGGACGCGGCCGCGGACGTCCCCCCGCCGCCGGTGACGCTGGAGCGCCCGCTCGTCGTGGACGGTTCGCACCTGCTCGTGCCGATCGCCAACCCCGGCGCCGGCGGGGAGACCGTGCGGCTGGGGCTGTTCGACGGGGATCGGGCCGTGCAGACCTTCAACGTCTCCCTGCCGCTCGACGGCGAACCGAACTGGACCGCCGCCTACCCGCTGAACCATTTCGATGTCGCCGGCCGGACGCTCACGCTGAAGACGGCGGGCGAGCCGGTGAACCCGCACGTGGCCGCCGCGTTCGAGGCGATCGCCGTCGGCCCGGAGAGCCGGGCGCTGGGGCCGGCCGACTGGACCCGGCCCTACCGCAACGCCTTCCACCTCGCCCCGCGGCGGGGGTGGAACAACGACCCGAACGGCCTCGTCTATCACGACGGGCTGTGGCACGTCTTCTACCAGTACAACCCGTTCGGGATCGAATGGGGCAACATGCACTGGGGGCACTACACGAGCCCGGACCTGACCGCCTGGACCGAACGGCCGATCGCCCTGTTCCAGAACGGGCCCGACGACGCGATGTTCTCCGGCGGCGGGTTCGTGGACGCGAAGAACTCCGCGGGGCTGGGCGCGGGGCGGCTGTTCGTGGCCTTCACCAGTACCGGCCGTGGCGAGTGCCTGGCCCACAGCGCCGACGGCCTGACGTTTACGGAGTTGCCGGAGAACCCGGTCGTGAAGCACACCGGCCGCGACCCGAAAATCTTCCGGCATGAGCCGACGGAGCATTGGGTCATGGCCGTCTACCAGCAAGAAGAAACCGCCGAGACCCGGGCCGTGCCGCAGTCCCCGGCGTCGGCAGCCCGCGAGGCCGACCTGCGGACGGCCCAGATCGCCTTCTACCGCTCCGCGGACCTGCGAACTTGGGAACGCACGGGCGCCTTCACCCACCCGAACCGCCGCAGCGTGTTCGAGTGCCCGGAACTGTTCGAACTGCCCGTCCTGAGCGACGGCGGACCGACCGGGGAAACGCGGTGGGTCCTGTACGGCGCCGACAACCGGTATTTTCTCGGCGACTTCGACGGAAAGACGTTCGCCGCCGACAGCGGCCCGCACGGGGACACGCACGGGGCTTTCTACGCCGCCCAGACCTTCAACAACGCCCCGGACGGCCGCCGCATCCAGATCGGCTGGCTGCGGACGGCGCTGTACCTGGACCGCTTCCCGGACCAGACGGTCAACCAGTGCCTCTCGCTGCCGCACGAACTGACCCTCCACGCGACCCCGGACGGCCCCCGCCTGCGGTTCACGCCGGTCGCGGAGGCGGAGAACCTGCGGACCGACCTGCGGGCAGAGGGCGAGGACCTCTCCGCCGAGCAGGCCGCCGAGTTGCTGACCGCCGCCGCCGCCGCGCCGTCGGAAACGCTGGTGACGTTCGCCGAGGGGGGCCGGCACACGCTGACGATCGACGGCGTCGACGCCAGCTTTGAGGGGACCTCCGCCCGCATCTTCACCGATCGCACGGTCGCGGAGATCTACGTCGACGGCGGCCACCGGTACGTCGTCCGCACCCGCCCGGACGCCGCCTTCCAAGACGCCGTCTCCCGCGTGGCCCCGGGCGATCGGGTCGCGTCGCTGCGGGTGTACGGGTTGAAGTCGATCTGGCCGCCCGCCGCATCAGGGTCGCCCGCGGAGTAAGGGTGCGGGCCAAGGGCAGCCCCCACGGATCGGCGAGGTGACCCGAGGGGGCCGAAGTTCCCGCTTTGAGAGTCGGCGACCCGTTTTTCTCCTCCCCGCCGAATGCGCGACTGCGCGATCGGCGGACGGCGTTACGATCGGAATCGCTCCCGGCGGCGCCAGGCGTCGGGCACAAGCAGGCCCGGGACGGAATCCCGGGCGTAGAACCATTTGACCGTGCACGATCAACTCGAAGCCGTCGCCGATCCCGTCGACTCGCTGTTCTCCGCCTCCGCATCAATCTCGGAACGGGAGCTGGACGGGAGCGCGCTGGCGGACGCCGTGCTGCGTGAGGCGCCCGTCGCCGTGCTCGTGGCGGATCGGGAGGGCGTCGTGCGGCTGGCGACACGGGAGATCGAACGCCGCTTCGGCTGGGCCGCCGGCGCGTTGGAGGGACGGTCGATCGCGGAGTTGATCCCTGATCGAAACGTGTCCCGCCATCGGGCGTTTTGGAGCCAGTTTTTCGAGGCTCCCCGGCCGCGGACCTTTCCCGCCTCCGCGGGGCTGACCGCCCTCTGCCGCGACGGCGAGGAACTGCCGATCGCCCTGCGGCTCGCCCCGCTGACGGTGGACGGGGAATCGCTGGCCGTCGCCGTCATCGAGGACGTGAGCGACGTTCAGGAAGAGGCCGCTGTCTCCCGTCGGCAGGATCGCACCCTGCTGACGTTTCTGAATCACTCCCCCGCGGTGATCTACCTGAAAGACGCCTCCGGCCGCTACCTGATGGTGAACCGGCAGTTCCTCCAGATCTTCGGCCGGACGATTGAGCAGGTCGTCGGCCACGGCGAGGAGGGGATCCACCCGCCGGAGATCGCCGAGCAGATCCGCCGGAACGACCGCGCGGCGCTGGAGGGCGGCAACCCGGTGCGGTTCGACGAAACCGTCGAGCACACCGACGGCCCCCGGGACTACCTCTCCGTAAAGTTCCCGATGCGGGACTCCGCCGGGCGCATCTGGGGCCTGGGGGGCATCTCCACCGACGTGACCGAGCGTAACCGGGCCGTCGCGCAGGCCGTCCAACTGGGCACCCGGCTGGAGATGATCCTCAACTCCGTCGGCGAGGGGGTCTACGGTCTGAATCTGGACGGGCGGATCACGTTCGCCAACCGGGCCGCGGCGACGATGCTGGGCTGCGGAGTGTCCGATCTGGAGGGCCGTCCGCACGGCGAAGCCGTGCGGCACACCCGCCCCAACGGGGTCGGCTATCTGCCGGAGACCTGCCCGATCCTGGCCGTGCTGCGAGACGGGGAGCCGCGCTCGTCGGACGACTGCCTGCTCTGGCGATCGCTGGGCAACAGCTTTCCCGCCGCCTACGAGTGCGCCCCGCTGCGGACCGGCGGGGAGGTCGTCGGGGCGGTGGTGACCTTTCGAGATCTCACCCGCGAGCGGGAGCGCGACCGCGTCCGCCGGGAACTCTCCGCGGCCCGGGCGGTGCAGAAGCGGCTCTACCCCTCCGGCCCCCCGCGGGTGCCGGGGTTGGACGTCGCCGGCGCTGTCTTCCCCGCCGAGGAAGCCTGCGGCGACTACTACGACTTCGTCCTCCAACCCGACGGCACCCTAGCCCTCGCGGTGGGCGACGTCTGCGGTCACGGACTGGGCCCGGCGCTGGTGATGGTCGAGGCCCGGGCCTTCCTCCGCGCCGGCCTGGCCCCCGGCCGCAGCCCGGCGGAGGTGCTGACCCGCATGGAGCGGCAGATTTCCCCGGACCTCGGCCCGCTGTTCCTCACCCTGCTGTTGGGCGTGCTGGACCCGCAGGCCCGCACGTTCGATTACGCCGCCGCCGGCCATGTGGGTTACCACCTGCCGATCGGCGGTCCGCCGGTACGGCTGGAGAGCACCGCCCCGATCGTCGGCCTGCTGCCGGAGCCGGAGGTCGAATCCGGGCCCACGGTGCGGCTGTCCCCCGGCGATCTCCTGCTGTTCCCGACGGACGGCCTGGAGGAGACGATGAACGCGGAGGGCGAGCAGTTCGGACCGGAGCGCATCCTGCAGACCGCCGCGGAGCTTCGCGACCGTTCGGCGGCCGAGATCGTGGCCCGTCTGAACGAAGCCGGGCGGCGCTTTCGCGAGCCGCAGCCGCAGGCGGACGACGTCACGATCGTGATCGTCAAGGTGGAGCGATAGGTCGGGCTCGTCGTGGGCGTCGTTGTGGCCCCGGCGGGGCGGCCGCCATAGTGGCGGCATGACCGCTTCGCTCCTTCTGCTCGCCCTGATCCTTCCGACAGCGGCGGAGGACGGCCCGGCGAACGTTGGCGCCGACCGGCCGTTCGCCGACTTCGACGCGGCGTCGGCCTGGGTGGGAACGACCGGCGGCGGCGTCTTCCGCGACCGCGTCCGGCCGCAACCAATCGAGGGGACGCCGGACTTCTGGTATCGGATCGAGACCGGCCCGGGCACGGCCGAGTTTTTGCTCGTGCGGCCCGCCGACGGGGTGCGGGAGCCGGCCTTCGATCACGCCGCGGTCGCCGCCGCCCTCTCCCGCCGCGGGGGGGAACGGGTCCGGCCGGACGCCCTGCCCTTCCGCTCCGTCACGTTCCCCGACGGCCCGGACGGCCCGGTGCGTTTCCGCGCCCGCGGCGCCCGCTGGGAGATCGACGGGACCGAGGTGCGACGGATCGACGAACCCGGCGACGCGGTGGAGCGGGGCTCCTACGGCGTGGAGTTTCTGAACCGGCCCCGCCCGTCCCGCAGCGGTTCCGAGACGAACGTCACGTTCGTCAATCGCACCGCCGGGCCGATCGCCCTGTTCTGGCTGAACGACGGCCAGGAGACCGGCTACGGACAGATCCCCGCCGGCGAGCGCCGCGGCCAGCACACCTACGCCGGACACGTCTGGCGGGTTCGCGACGCCGCCGGCGAGTCGCTCGCCGTGGTGGTGGGCACGGAGCAGGACGGCGTGGCCGTCATCGACGGCCCGATGGCGGGCTCCGATCCCGAGTCGCCCCCCGCCGCGCCGGAACGCGCCTCGCCCCCGCCGATTCGCCTGCGGGACGGAAACGTGTTCCTGACTGCCACCGGCCGCCGCCTGACGGACGCCGACGCCAAGCCCGTGCCGGAGGGCTATCGAAAGATCCTCTACCGCGGCCCGGTCCTCACGAGCCCGGACGGCCGGACGGTCGCCGTGCAACGGGCAGTCGTCGCCCCGGTCCGCGAGATCACGCTGACGCCCGACGGCGCCGAGCCGATTCGCCTCGACTATCCGAAGCCGGGGGACCTGCGGGACCAATCCACGCCGGTCTTCTTCGACGCCGCCACCGGGGAGCGGGTCGACGTGCCGACGGAGCGGCTGCCGGACCAGTTCTCCCTCGGCCGTTGGCGCTGGTCGGCGGACGGCGAGGAGCTGTTCTTCCTGCACAACCCGCGGGGGCACCGGTTCCTGCAGATCCTCGCCGCAAACCGGGAGACCGGCGCCGTGCGGGTCGTGGTGGACGAACAGAGCGACACGTTCGTCGATTACTCCCAGAAGACCGAACTGCACTGGCTGCCGGTCACAGACGGCGAACCGGAAACGCTGCTGTGGGCCAGCGAACGCAGCGGCTGGAACCACCTGTACCGCATCGACGCCAAGTCGGGCGCGGTTCTCAACGCCGTCACCGCCGGCGAATGGGTCGTGCGGCGGGTGGAGAAGATCGAGGACGGCCGCGTCTGGTTCACCGCCCTCGGCGTGGTCCCGGGGCAGGACCCGTATTACGAGCACCTGTGCCGGGCGAACCTCGACGGGTCCGGGTTCGTCACGCTCACCTCCGACGACGCGAAACCCGGCGACGGCACGCACGAGTGGGAGTTTCTGAGCGACGGGGCGTACCTCCTGGATCGGTTCAGCCGCGTCGACCTGCCGCCGGTGACCGTGCTGCGGGACGCGGAGACCGGCGCCCTCCACTGCGAACTAGAACGGGCCGACGCCGCCGCCCGCCTCGCCACCGGCTGGCGACCGCCCGTGCGGTTCTCCGCGAAAGGCCGCGACGGCGCGACGGACATCCACGGGACCGTCACCTTCCCGCCCGGGTTCGACCCGGACGCCGCGGAGCGCGGCACGGTTCCGATCCTCGACAACGTCTACGCGGGCCCCCACGGTGCGTTCGCCCCGAAGGCGTGGGGCGACGCCCGGCATGTGCGGGAACTGGCCGCGCTGGGCTTCGCGGTCGTGCAGTGCGACGGGATGGGCACGAACTGGCGGAGCAGAGCGTTCCACGACGTCTGCTGGCGGGACCTGGCGGACTCCGGGTTCCCCGACCGCGTGCGGTTCATCCGCGCTCTCGCCGGGGCGTATCCAGCGCTCGATCGGGAGCGCGTCGGCATCTACGGCGGTTCGGCCGGCGGGCAGAGCGCCCTGCGGGCGCTGCTGTCGCACGGCGACCTCTACAAAGCCGCCGCGGCGGACTGCGGCTGTCACGACAACCGGGTCGACAAGTTGTGGTGGAACGAGGCGTGGCTGGGGCGGCTCGGCCCGCACTACGACGACAGCTCCAACGTCCGCGACGCCGCCCGACTGCAGGGCGACCTGTTGCTGACGCTCGGGGGGATGGACCGCAACGTCGACCCCGCCTGCACCCTCGAAACCGCCGCCGCCCTCGAGGCCGCCGGCAAGGAGTTCACCTTGAAGATCTACCCAGAGGGCGGCCACGGCGTCGGCGAGCGGGACGACGCACGCCGACTGCGGGCGGAGTTCTTCCGGCAGACGCTCGGCCGGCGTTGACCCCGCCGTTCAACGAGCGGCGGCGGGCTGGGCGGCGTCCTTCAGCGCCGTGCGGACGGCTTGGGCGACGGCCTTCGCCAGAACCTCGGAGCCCTCGTCCGTGAAGTGCACGTTCCGCGGCTTCTGCCACTTGGCGAGGTCCGCCGAGGCGACGGCGTGCAGGTCGTTCACCTGCACGTCACGGCCCTTCACGACCTCCGCGGCGAGGGCGTTGTACTTCACCGCGTCCCCGCCGATCCGCCCGTGCGAACCCTGCGGCACGGGCGTCGTCGTGGCCCAGATCACCTCGGCCCCGGTCTTCTCCAGGCGATCGAACAGCAGGGTGAGGTTCTTGCGGTACTCCTCCGGCGGGACCTGTTGGGTTCCCTGCTCCACCGGGACGAGTTTGCCCGCGGCGTCCATGTATTTCAGATCGTGCAGGCCCCAGTTGACGTGGATCACGTCCCACTCCTCCTCGCCCAGCCAATCGTCGAGTTGGACGAGGCCGTGTTTCGTCGCGGCGCCGTTGCCGGGGATGCGGTACACGTTCGCCTCGCCGGCCAGTTCCTTTCGCACCGGGTCGGTGTAGCCGATTGAAATGGAGTCCCCGATCAGCAACACCCGCGGCAGCGCGGGGTCGACGGTGGCGGGCGCGGCGGCCGGCGGGGCGAACGCGGGCAGGAGCAGGGCGAGGACGGGCAGCATCGGGGAGCCTTCTGGAACGGGGCGAACGCCGTCAGGATAACGCAACAGCCGACGGCGATCCGTCCCGCAGGCGACGACGTCCCCGTCCCGGCGGCGTGAACCGCCGCGTTTTGCGGTGCGTTCCCGTTCCGTCCCCTCCCCCGCAAAGGCCCGCAGATGTCCGCCGCCCCGTCCGACTCCGCCACCGACCGCCGCCACAGCCTTGCCGAGTTCGTCGCCGCCACGAATCAGCAGGACCGCGGCGAGGGCTTCTTCGAGATGGAACGCGACCGCCTGCTGGAGGTGAACCTCGGCGCCGCCGGTACGGAGGTCTGGATCAAGGCCGGGGCGATGGTCGCCTACACCGGCCGCATCGGCTTCGAGCGCGAGGGCATGCTGGAGCACGGCCTCGGCAAGTTCCTCAAGAAGGCCGTCAGCGGCGAGGGGGCGAAGCTGACGAAGGCCACCGGCCGCGGCCGGCTGTACCTCGCCGACCAGGGCAAGAAGGTCACGTTGCTGCATCTCGACGGCGAGAGCCTGTTCGTCAACGGCAACGACATGCTCGCCTTCGAGCCGACGCTCGGCTGGGACATCAACCTGATGCGCTCGCTGGGCGCGATCGCCGGCGGCGGGCTGTTCAACGTCCGCTTCGCAGGACGCGGCATGCTGGCGATCACGACGCACTACGACCCGCTGACGCTCCGCGTCGAACCGGGCGGCCCGCCGGTCTTCACCGACCCGCAGGCCACGATCGCGTGGAGCGGAAACCTCGAACCGAAGTTCAAAACGGACGTGCAGTTCAAAACCCTGCTCGGCCGCGGCAGCGGCGAGAGCATCCAGATGGAGTTCACCGCCGCCCGCAGCCCCGGTTTCGTCGTCGTCCAACCGTTCGAGGAACGCCCCATGCCCCCCGGGGCGGCGTGAGCCGGATCGTCCGACGGCTCAGCGCACGTCCGGGTAGAACCGGCCGAGCCAGTCCGCCGGGGCGCCGTAGGCCCAGCCCCAGGCGATCGCGAGGTAGGTGACGTTCGCCCGCACCACGCCCCATTCGCGCACGCGGCGGTCGCTGGTCTGGACCGGCGCCGGCAGCTCGCGGATCCGGCCGCGATCCGGCGGCAGACCGCGGTTCATCCGCAGACAGAGGTCGGCGTCCTCCATCACCGGCAGGGACTCGTCGAACCCGCCGACGGCGGCAAAGTCGCTCGCCCGGCAGGCCATTGCCTGATCGCCGAACAGCAGTCGCAGGCCCGAGAAGGCGTAGCGGTGCGGCCGGTAGATCAGCGGGGCGTAGTGCGTCTTGAGGCGGTGATGCAGCGAGGTGAGCCGACTCGGCCCGTGCGGTCCCGTCAGCGTCGTGCGGCCGCCGACGAGCGCCGTGCCCGGCTCCGCCAGCGCCGCGGCGATTGTGGCGAGGTAATCCGGCGGCAGCACGGTGTCCGCGTGCAGGAAGCAGAGCAGTTCCCCCGTCGCCGCGGCGGCCCCGGCGTTCATCTGCCGCGCCCGACCGGCCGGCGACCGCACCACCCTCGCGCCGGCCGCCTCCGCGATCGAAACGGTACCGTCCCCGCTCCCCCCGTCGGCGACGATCACCTCCCCCGGCGGCGGATCGAGCGCGCCGAGATGAGCCAGCGTCTCGGGCAGCGCGGCCGCTTCGTTCAGCGTCGGGATGACGACCGATACGTGACCGTCACTCACGCGTCCATACCCGCCGCGACCAAAGCCCCCTTCAGCGTCCGCCGGTGGTCGCCCTGCTTGCCGAGGGCGGCGGTCGGCTGGGGGAGCCGCGGTTCGCCGGGCGGGAGCGCCCCGCGGGCCTCGGCGGCCAGACGAAAACCGTCGGGGAACTCGCCGACGCCGATCTGGGCGTCGAACAGCGTCGTCAGCCGCCACTGGGCCGCCCGGGCGCCCTCCAGATCGCCGGCGACGACGCGGTCGTAGACCTCCACGACCAACTCCGGGGCGGCGTTCGCCGTAGCATTCGTACCGCCGTGGGCGCCGGCGGCGAGCATCGGCAGCAGGGCCGCGTCCCAGCCGGTCAGGATCGCGAAGTCCGGCCGCTCCGGCAGGATCTGCGAGCACAGCCGCACCATCGCGGAAACGTCCCCGCTGCTGTCCTTCACCCCGACGACATTCGGGCATTCCTTGGCCAACCGGGCCGTCAGCTCGACCGGGATCGTCACGGCGAACGAGGGGATGTTGTAAACCAACACCCCCACCGGACTCTCCGCGGCGAGCCGTCGAAAATGCTCTTCGATCGCTTCCGGCGAGGGCCGAAAATAGATCGGCGCCGTCACCGCGACGGCCGCGGCCCCGCACTCGGCGGCGTGTTCGCACTCGGCGAGCGTCTCCTTCAGGTTCGCCCCGCCCACGCCGGTCAGCACCGGCACGCGGCCGGCGGCGGCCTCGCAGGTGGCGCGGGTCACGAGGCGACGTTCCTCGGCGGTCAGCCGCAGGCCCTCCCCCGTGCTGCCGTTGGCGTACAGGCCGTGCACGCCCTTCCCGATCAGCCAGTTGGCGTGCGAGCGCAGGGCCGCTTCGTCCACGCCGCCGTCGGCGGACCGGGGGGTGAGCGTGGGAACGAGGATGCCGCGGAACACCGGGGCTCAGTCCGAATGAGGAACGACGATTGGCGAGGTCAGAGCCTAACGGGACCGCGCCCGTTCGACATTCGTCGTAGGTCAGGCGTCGTTCGTCAGACCCGCGGTCACCGGCCGCCCGACGAGGCGGACCACGGCGACGCAGACCGCCAATCCGATCGGCAGGCAGATCCATGCCGGCACGCCGAAGCCGACGGGGACGTAGCCGCAGGCCAGTGCGATCAGCCCGACCGTCGCCGCGTAGGGCATTTGCGTGGAGACGTGGTCGAGGTGATCGCAGCCGCTGGCGGCGCTGCTGAGCACCGTGGTGTCGCTGATCGGGGAGCAGTGGTCCCCGAAGATCGCCCCGGCCAGCACCGCCCCGATCGTGCCCAGCATCGCCGGTTCGGCGGCGATCGCCGCGATCCCTACCCCGGGCGAACCGATCAGGCCGGCGCCGAGTTCGATCAGGAGGGGAATCACGATCGCCATCGTCGTCCAGCTCGACCCGATGCTGAATGCGATCGCCGCCGCCAGCACGAAGCCCAGCGCCGGCAGCCAGTGGGCGGACAGGTACGGCTCCGCCACGCCGGCCAGATACGGCCCCGTCCCCAGCACGGTGCACGCCTGCCCGACGGACCAGGCGAGGATCAGGATCACCGCGACCGGGAACATCCCCTGGGCCCCGGCGACCCACGACTCGGCCGTCCCGCCGATCTTCAGGGCCCCGGTCGCCGCGGCCGTCAGGCAGGCGGTCAGGGAGGCCGCCAGCGAGGCGATCAGCAGGGCGGTGAAACTGTCGGCCTTCTCGACCACCAAGCGGACGGAGCTGTCCTCCCCGCTCGGCCACCAACCGGCCTCGCCGGTGGCCTCCAGTCCCGTCGCCCACATCACCGCGGCCAGCAGGAACACCAGCACGGCGATCGGTGCGAGGGCGTTGATCAGCTTCGGCTGGGCGTCCTCGACGGCGACCTCGTCGGCGGAAGCCGGGGAGGAACCGGGGCGGGTCAGTTGCCCGGTCGTCGCGGCCCGGACTTCAGCCCGTCGCATCGGACCGAAGTCCCGCCCGGTCCAGGCGACCGCGAACACGAACGCCAGCAGGTAGATCGGGTAGAAGCGATACGGGATCGTTTCGAGGAAGTAGGCGTACGTCGCCTGCTCCCCCCCCAGCGCCTCGAAGCCCTCGCTGATCGCCTGAATCTCCACGCCGACCCAGGTGGAGACCGCCGCCAGCCCGGCGACCGGGGCGGCAGTGCTGTCGATCAGGAAGGCCAGCTTTTCGCGACTGATTCGCAGCCGGTCCGTCAGCGGCTTCAACGTGCCGCCGAGCAGCAGCATGTTGGCGTAGTCGTCGAAGAAGACCAGGAACCCCAGCCCCCAGCCCGTCAGCTGCCCGCGTTCGCGGGTGCGCGCCCGTCCGCCGACCCAGTTGACCAGCGCGGTGGTCCCGCCGCTGCGGGTCATCACCCCGACCATCGCCCCCAGGAAGAAGGTGAACAGCAGCGTGACGACGTGGTAGTCGTCCACGGCCGCCGGCTGAATCAAGTCCGTGCACATCGCGCGAAACGCCGACAGCGGCTCCCCGCCGGTGAGCACCAGCCCCGCCCCGTACACGCCCGCCAGCAGGGCGAACAGCACCTGACGAAACACGATCGCCAGCCCGATCGCCACCAGCGGCGGGACCAGCGACCAGGCGCCGTACTTCTCCGCGGCGGGAGTTTCCTCGGGCTCTGCCTCGGCGACCGGTTCCTCGCCGTCGAGTTCCTCGGCGGGGGCAGCGACGTCTGCGGGGACCGTCGCCGACGCCTCCGGCTCCTGAGCGGCCAGCGGTCCGGCGTACGTCGTCCCGGCGAGGGCGACGAGCAGTAACGCGACGGTGCGCAACGTCATGCGGATGCAGGCGTGGGGCCGACGGCGTCCGCGGGGAGT
Coding sequences within:
- a CDS encoding glycoside hydrolase family 32 protein, producing MSSFPPAAVLFALTFAVAAAAERPDVVVADFEAADYGEWTTTGEAFGDGPAAGTLPGQMQVDGFEGQRLVNSFHGGDGAVGTLTSPPFEVSRDHLNLLVGGGGYEGETCVNLRIDGKVVRTAVGPNLRPGGRERLLPRTWDVSEFAGRTARIEIVDARRGGWGHINVDQIVHSDAAADVPPPPVTLERPLVVDGSHLLVPIANPGAGGETVRLGLFDGDRAVQTFNVSLPLDGEPNWTAAYPLNHFDVAGRTLTLKTAGEPVNPHVAAAFEAIAVGPESRALGPADWTRPYRNAFHLAPRRGWNNDPNGLVYHDGLWHVFYQYNPFGIEWGNMHWGHYTSPDLTAWTERPIALFQNGPDDAMFSGGGFVDAKNSAGLGAGRLFVAFTSTGRGECLAHSADGLTFTELPENPVVKHTGRDPKIFRHEPTEHWVMAVYQQEETAETRAVPQSPASAAREADLRTAQIAFYRSADLRTWERTGAFTHPNRRSVFECPELFELPVLSDGGPTGETRWVLYGADNRYFLGDFDGKTFAADSGPHGDTHGAFYAAQTFNNAPDGRRIQIGWLRTALYLDRFPDQTVNQCLSLPHELTLHATPDGPRLRFTPVAEAENLRTDLRAEGEDLSAEQAAELLTAAAAAPSETLVTFAEGGRHTLTIDGVDASFEGTSARIFTDRTVAEIYVDGGHRYVVRTRPDAAFQDAVSRVAPGDRVASLRVYGLKSIWPPAASGSPAE
- a CDS encoding PAS domain-containing protein, with amino-acid sequence MHDQLEAVADPVDSLFSASASISERELDGSALADAVLREAPVAVLVADREGVVRLATREIERRFGWAAGALEGRSIAELIPDRNVSRHRAFWSQFFEAPRPRTFPASAGLTALCRDGEELPIALRLAPLTVDGESLAVAVIEDVSDVQEEAAVSRRQDRTLLTFLNHSPAVIYLKDASGRYLMVNRQFLQIFGRTIEQVVGHGEEGIHPPEIAEQIRRNDRAALEGGNPVRFDETVEHTDGPRDYLSVKFPMRDSAGRIWGLGGISTDVTERNRAVAQAVQLGTRLEMILNSVGEGVYGLNLDGRITFANRAAATMLGCGVSDLEGRPHGEAVRHTRPNGVGYLPETCPILAVLRDGEPRSSDDCLLWRSLGNSFPAAYECAPLRTGGEVVGAVVTFRDLTRERERDRVRRELSAARAVQKRLYPSGPPRVPGLDVAGAVFPAEEACGDYYDFVLQPDGTLALAVGDVCGHGLGPALVMVEARAFLRAGLAPGRSPAEVLTRMERQISPDLGPLFLTLLLGVLDPQARTFDYAAAGHVGYHLPIGGPPVRLESTAPIVGLLPEPEVESGPTVRLSPGDLLLFPTDGLEETMNAEGEQFGPERILQTAAELRDRSAAEIVARLNEAGRRFREPQPQADDVTIVIVKVER
- a CDS encoding prolyl oligopeptidase family serine peptidase; this translates as MTASLLLLALILPTAAEDGPANVGADRPFADFDAASAWVGTTGGGVFRDRVRPQPIEGTPDFWYRIETGPGTAEFLLVRPADGVREPAFDHAAVAAALSRRGGERVRPDALPFRSVTFPDGPDGPVRFRARGARWEIDGTEVRRIDEPGDAVERGSYGVEFLNRPRPSRSGSETNVTFVNRTAGPIALFWLNDGQETGYGQIPAGERRGQHTYAGHVWRVRDAAGESLAVVVGTEQDGVAVIDGPMAGSDPESPPAAPERASPPPIRLRDGNVFLTATGRRLTDADAKPVPEGYRKILYRGPVLTSPDGRTVAVQRAVVAPVREITLTPDGAEPIRLDYPKPGDLRDQSTPVFFDAATGERVDVPTERLPDQFSLGRWRWSADGEELFFLHNPRGHRFLQILAANRETGAVRVVVDEQSDTFVDYSQKTELHWLPVTDGEPETLLWASERSGWNHLYRIDAKSGAVLNAVTAGEWVVRRVEKIEDGRVWFTALGVVPGQDPYYEHLCRANLDGSGFVTLTSDDAKPGDGTHEWEFLSDGAYLLDRFSRVDLPPVTVLRDAETGALHCELERADAAARLATGWRPPVRFSAKGRDGATDIHGTVTFPPGFDPDAAERGTVPILDNVYAGPHGAFAPKAWGDARHVRELAALGFAVVQCDGMGTNWRSRAFHDVCWRDLADSGFPDRVRFIRALAGAYPALDRERVGIYGGSAGGQSALRALLSHGDLYKAAAADCGCHDNRVDKLWWNEAWLGRLGPHYDDSSNVRDAARLQGDLLLTLGGMDRNVDPACTLETAAALEAAGKEFTLKIYPEGGHGVGERDDARRLRAEFFRQTLGRR
- a CDS encoding SGNH/GDSL hydrolase family protein, translating into MLPVLALLLPAFAPPAAAPATVDPALPRVLLIGDSISIGYTDPVRKELAGEANVYRIPGNGAATKHGLVQLDDWLGEEEWDVIHVNWGLHDLKYMDAAGKLVPVEQGTQQVPPEEYRKNLTLLFDRLEKTGAEVIWATTTPVPQGSHGRIGGDAVKYNALAAEVVKGRDVQVNDLHAVASADLAKWQKPRNVHFTDEGSEVLAKAVAQAVRTALKDAAQPAAAR
- a CDS encoding AIM24 family protein; this encodes MSAAPSDSATDRRHSLAEFVAATNQQDRGEGFFEMERDRLLEVNLGAAGTEVWIKAGAMVAYTGRIGFEREGMLEHGLGKFLKKAVSGEGAKLTKATGRGRLYLADQGKKVTLLHLDGESLFVNGNDMLAFEPTLGWDINLMRSLGAIAGGGLFNVRFAGRGMLAITTHYDPLTLRVEPGGPPVFTDPQATIAWSGNLEPKFKTDVQFKTLLGRGSGESIQMEFTAARSPGFVVVQPFEERPMPPGAA
- a CDS encoding TIGR04283 family arsenosugar biosynthesis glycosyltransferase, whose product is MSDGHVSVVIPTLNEAAALPETLAHLGALDPPPGEVIVADGGSGDGTVSIAEAAGARVVRSPAGRARQMNAGAAAATGELLCFLHADTVLPPDYLATIAAALAEPGTALVGGRTTLTGPHGPSRLTSLHHRLKTHYAPLIYRPHRYAFSGLRLLFGDQAMACRASDFAAVGGFDESLPVMEDADLCLRMNRGLPPDRGRIRELPAPVQTSDRRVREWGVVRANVTYLAIAWGWAYGAPADWLGRFYPDVR
- a CDS encoding dihydrodipicolinate synthase family protein; protein product: MFRGILVPTLTPRSADGGVDEAALRSHANWLIGKGVHGLYANGSTGEGLRLTAEERRLVTRATCEAAAGRVPVLTGVGGANLKETLAECEHAAECGAAAVAVTAPIYFRPSPEAIEEHFRRLAAESPVGVLVYNIPSFAVTIPVELTARLAKECPNVVGVKDSSGDVSAMVRLCSQILPERPDFAILTGWDAALLPMLAAGAHGGTNATANAAPELVVEVYDRVVAGDLEGARAAQWRLTTLFDAQIGVGEFPDGFRLAAEARGALPPGEPRLPQPTAALGKQGDHRRTLKGALVAAGMDA